The nucleotide window agaacataagaacgtaaggagtctgtaaaaggccggttggcctatacaaggcagctcctgtacactcaaccccacctcgcctcaccatccatggctttatctaacctcttcttgaatgtatggATGGTATCCTCTCGAGCTATGAAGAAGCTCCTATCCAAATCTACATATCAGACAAGTACTATCAGAACCGCTGATGGACAGATAGTATCAGTTGTGGATGGGTACTGGGCTCGTTGGACCAAGTGCTTTGGGCAGTTGTGCACGGCAGAGCCCCCAAGCGGACAGCTCCTTCTGGGTGGTTTGCAGGTGGCGGCTGTTGATTAACCAATAGACGAAACTCAATCCTCTCTTGCGgaggtgagagaggctgtgaggaagCTGAAGGGTGGAAGGCAGCTGGGATCTGCAGTATTAGCGCGGAGATGCTGAAAGCCGGGGATAAagccatgatccatgggttgcatgAGCGTTGTCTGGCCTATGGCAGTCCGGTGCCATTCTtcctgactggaaaagggggttggttatcactatctggaaagggaaagatgacCACCAGGACTGCTGCAGTTATCgcggtattacactgctcagtgtgccgggCAAGGTGCTCGATCATCTGCTGCTGACGCGAAGTCGATGTCAtctaaagtttcagagacctggACAATTCGGGTTCACGCCGGGGAAGTCAACAGTTGATAGGATCCTACCACTTCGCGTCCTTGTGGAACGcagacgtgagtttcgacaggggctgCTCGCAGCCTCGATCTCAAGAAGGATTATGACTCAATGCATCATGACTAGTTGAGGTTCTCCGGGACATTCTGCGGGTACTGGGGTTCCTGCAGGGATTATTGACCTGGTGACTGGCCTTTAATCtgagactgagagtgctgtgCAGTGTGAGGGAGGCGTCTCCGGCTTCTTCActgttaattcaggagtgaggaaggggtgCGTCCTTGcgccatcacttttcaacacttgcatggaccgGGTATTAGGCAACGTTGGTGATCAAAGTTGTTGCGGAGCATCTGTCGTCAGAATCAAGGTCATTGACTatatttttgctgatgatgctgtacttctcGCGGACTCGCTGGCGGTCTTAGTGCTGGCTCTCGAAGTGCTGAatgaggaggcgaagcctctgggactgaagATCTCCTGGGGCAAAACCAGGTGCGATCGTTTGGAGgattgctggatgacacagttcggtttgttcatgcatgtggtgaggacacAGAGGACACTATTAGTTTCAGATACCTTGGTAATGTGGAGCATAACAAAGGTGGGTCTTACTAGGAAGGCACTCACAGGTTGGCctggcccacagtgttatggactcgctcaacacgagtatctggcgttgtcgatatctatgcaggcagACAAAAATACAAAATTTTTAAGTTACTTGTGCTCACTGTCTTATTATAAGGCAGTGAGACATGGCCACTAAATAGtggcttggagaggcgtgtcggtGCCTTTGGTATACAAAGTGCATTCGCAGGGTCATGGGGTatcgctgtacacacacacacacacacacacacacacacacagacagacagacataggcaaacacacacacacacacacacacacacacacacacacacacacagacacaggcagacacacacacacacacacacacacacacacacacacacacagacagacacaggcaaacacacacacacacacacacacacacacacacacacacacacacacacacacacacacacacacacaccgcacatgTGCCGGTGATTTCGTCTGTAAAGGGACCTACTACAACTATATCCGTCATTACGAAGCATTTCTGTACTCCTGGTACACGACACAGACTATCTCATGTGAATAATTTTCATCAAAGCCCCGACGGTAGAATCAAGAGGGTGATAGTAATCTCCAGAAGGCGGGAGTTACCGTGAttaccaagggaggaagggaaagtcttCCCCAAAGCCATTTGGAGGCGCTACCGTCGACCGATTACATTTTTTCCCAGGGAGCTATCGCGGGTAGAGTGCATCTTACCATTTATAAGACCtttggtatagtagtagtagtagtagtaggtgaaggAGTAGTTGTTGttcaagcagcagcagcagcagcaatatcaGTAGTACAAGAAGTATTGGCGGTGGCGGAAATAACAGAAGCTGCAAAGCCAAAAATATTTGTAAggtggaaaacagaaaaagacataatGATATCGAAAAAGATTTATTCGTTATTATttcgtagaaaaaaaaagttttatcaCAACCCCATTTGCTTGGACACGTGTACAAGACAAGCACTTCTCCTAGCGCCCgtagccgccatagccgccgccaTAGCCTCCACGACCACCGCCGTAGCCACCGCCAAAGCCTCCACGACCACCGCCGTAGCCGCCGCCATAGCCTCCACGGCCGCCGCCGAAGCCGCCACCATGGCCGCCACCGAAGCCACCGCCAAAGCCGCCACCGTAGCCGCCGCGGCGGAACCCGGGCTCGGGCTCAGGGCTGGCCAGGGCGGCGGCCACCAGCAGGAACACACTCAGTACTGCAAACAcctgcaacacaacaacacagagGCGCTGCATCACTGGACGGCCACACTCATGCCTTCCCCGAGTGTTGCCACAGCTCGGTGACGGGCCAGCACACGCCTGACGGAAACGTTCATTCACGCCCAAAGGTGCAGGAGACAAGAGCATATCGAGACGTAATGAAGCAGAGAGGTCATGGTTAAATCTGAAGCAAACATGCATGAActgttgaaagaaaagaaaaactgaaaagctGATCTAAAACTTTTACCCCCTCATTTATAAGCACTAGAcatgatagagaaaaagaaaaaaaaatactgatggaAGGAACGATAAAAATTATAACgtcaaatgaaaatatgaaactgCATAATTCCAGATGTTGGCAGAAAACAAACTCAGAGTCGTAAAGGGAGTGAGTGTGTTAAGGACTCACTGCCTTGAACATGTTGTCTCGATGAGTGGGTGTCGTCGA belongs to Eriocheir sinensis breed Jianghai 21 chromosome 62, ASM2467909v1, whole genome shotgun sequence and includes:
- the LOC126986525 gene encoding uncharacterized protein LOC126986525, yielding MVQHHSTTPTHRDNMFKAVFAVLSVFLLVAAALASPEPEPGFRRGGYGGGFGGGFGGGHGGGFGGGRGGYGGGYGGGRGGFGGGYGGGRGGYGGGYGGYGR